In a genomic window of Stakelama saccharophila:
- a CDS encoding anthranilate synthase component II: protein MILVIDNYDSFTWNLVHYLMELGAGVEVVRNDSLSAADALATGADAFLISPGPCTPNEAGISLDLVAACAEARKPLLGVCLGHQAIGQHFGGRVVRGGLMHGKTCPVRHDGSGIFAGLPSPFTATRYHSLIVRDVPDRLIVNATADDASAMGFRHVELPIHGVQFHPESIATEHGHALLANFMAAAGLKATTPA from the coding sequence ATGATCCTGGTCATCGACAATTATGACAGCTTCACCTGGAACCTGGTCCATTATCTGATGGAGCTGGGCGCTGGGGTGGAGGTGGTTCGCAACGATTCGCTCAGCGCCGCGGATGCGCTGGCGACCGGCGCCGACGCGTTCCTGATCTCGCCCGGCCCGTGCACGCCGAACGAGGCGGGCATCTCGCTCGACCTCGTCGCTGCCTGTGCCGAAGCGCGCAAGCCGCTGCTGGGCGTCTGCCTGGGCCATCAGGCGATTGGCCAGCATTTCGGCGGCCGCGTCGTCCGCGGCGGCCTGATGCACGGTAAGACCTGCCCGGTGCGGCATGACGGGTCGGGAATCTTCGCCGGTCTGCCCTCCCCCTTCACCGCGACGCGCTATCACTCGCTGATCGTGCGCGATGTCCCGGACCGCCTCATCGTCAACGCCACGGCCGACGACGCCAGCGCTATGGGTTTTCGCCATGTCGAATTACCAATTCACGGCGTCCAGTTTCACCCTGAAAGCATCGCCACGGAACACGGTCACGCCCTGCTCGCCAACTTCATGGCCGCCGCCGGCCTGAAGGCGACGACGCCGGCATGA